A genomic region of Parasegetibacter sp. NRK P23 contains the following coding sequences:
- the trxB gene encoding thioredoxin-disulfide reductase — protein MENSIEKVHCLIIGSGPAGYTAAIYAARANMKPVLYQGIQPGGQLTITTEVENYPGYPEGIQGPEMMVHFEKQAQRMGADIRFGIATKVDFSSKPHKVWIDDNKEIHADAVIISTGASAKWLGLESEQRLNGFGVSACAVCDGFFFRGKDVAIVGAGDTACEEAIYLSKLCNTVHMIVRKGEDGMRASKVMQDRVKMTSNIVIHWHSDTEEVLGKDKVDSVRIKNLSTGASTTIPVSAFFVAIGHQPNSDIFKEFLDMDEAGYITTVPGTSKTNVEGVFAAGDVQDKIYRQAVTAAGSGCMAALDAERYLSAAGLA, from the coding sequence ATGGAAAATTCGATAGAAAAAGTGCACTGCCTCATTATAGGTTCCGGTCCTGCCGGATATACCGCCGCTATTTACGCCGCCCGCGCCAACATGAAACCCGTGTTGTACCAGGGTATTCAGCCAGGCGGACAACTCACCATCACCACGGAAGTGGAGAACTATCCAGGTTATCCGGAAGGCATTCAGGGGCCTGAGATGATGGTGCATTTCGAAAAACAAGCCCAGCGTATGGGTGCAGATATCCGCTTCGGTATCGCTACAAAAGTGGACTTCAGCAGCAAGCCGCACAAAGTGTGGATCGACGACAATAAAGAAATTCATGCCGACGCGGTAATCATTTCCACAGGCGCTTCCGCCAAATGGCTCGGCCTGGAAAGTGAACAACGCCTGAACGGCTTCGGCGTGAGCGCCTGCGCCGTATGCGACGGTTTCTTCTTCCGCGGTAAAGACGTGGCAATTGTGGGTGCCGGTGATACCGCCTGCGAGGAAGCGATCTATCTTTCAAAACTTTGCAATACTGTACACATGATCGTGCGCAAAGGGGAAGATGGTATGCGTGCCAGTAAAGTAATGCAGGACCGCGTGAAGATGACCTCCAATATTGTGATCCACTGGCATTCAGATACCGAAGAAGTATTGGGTAAAGACAAAGTAGATTCCGTAAGGATTAAAAACCTGAGCACCGGCGCATCCACCACCATTCCCGTGAGCGCGTTCTTCGTGGCTATTGGTCACCAGCCGAATTCAGACATCTTCAAAGAGTTTCTTGACATGGATGAAGCGGGATACATTACCACTGTTCCAGGTACGTCCAAAACGAATGTGGAAGGGGTATTCGCCGCCGGCGACGTGCAGGATAAGATTTACCGCCAGGCCGTTACCGCCGCAGGAAGTGGCTGTATGGCCGCTTTGGATGCGGAAAGGTACCTGAGCGCTGCGGGACTGGCCTAA
- a CDS encoding DUF4249 domain-containing protein: protein MKKTHLGIRLMQSTIVFLSVLLLISCEKNISFTPEITTPSIVVDGNIENGMPPRVILTTSLNYFSKITPEELTGSFVRGASIEISNGTRTHRLKEYAQPLPSGASLYYYSIDSSNLATAFVGEQGKSYRMKIVADGTEITAETTIPILSKTIDSLWWKKVDSNKDTTLVSLMSRVTDPPGFGNYIRYFTRVNNGFFLPGLASVYDDQIVDGTTYDIQVDKGVDRNTTIDLEDYAFFSRGDTVTVKFCNIDKATFDFWRTVEFSYQSIGNPFSSPTKVTSNLKGRALGYFGGYAVQYLTLEIPR, encoded by the coding sequence ATGAAAAAAACACACTTAGGAATACGCCTCATGCAAAGCACTATCGTGTTTCTCAGTGTTTTACTCCTTATTTCCTGTGAAAAAAATATCTCCTTCACTCCTGAAATCACCACGCCTTCCATAGTGGTGGATGGCAATATTGAAAACGGCATGCCACCGCGGGTTATCCTTACAACCTCTCTGAATTATTTCAGCAAAATAACCCCTGAAGAACTCACGGGCTCATTCGTGCGCGGCGCTTCCATAGAAATATCAAACGGAACACGCACGCACCGCTTAAAAGAATACGCGCAGCCCCTGCCTTCCGGTGCCAGCCTGTATTATTATTCTATCGATTCTTCCAACCTCGCAACGGCATTCGTTGGGGAGCAGGGCAAATCTTACCGTATGAAAATTGTTGCGGATGGCACGGAGATCACTGCTGAAACAACTATTCCCATTTTGAGTAAAACAATAGACTCCCTTTGGTGGAAAAAAGTAGATTCAAACAAGGATACCACCCTGGTAAGCCTGATGAGCCGGGTTACCGATCCGCCCGGATTCGGTAACTACATCCGTTATTTCACCCGCGTAAACAACGGGTTTTTTCTCCCCGGGCTCGCCTCCGTTTACGACGACCAGATCGTGGATGGCACCACCTACGATATTCAGGTGGATAAAGGGGTCGACCGGAACACCACGATCGATCTTGAAGATTACGCGTTCTTTTCAAGAGGGGATACCGTAACCGTTAAATTCTGTAACATCGATAAAGCTACCTTTGATTTCTGGCGCACCGTGGAGTTCAGTTACCAGAGTATAGGTAACCCATTCTCTTCTCCCACAAAAGTTACTTCTAACCTGAAAGGCAGGGCGCTCGGCTATTTCGGAGGCTACGCGGTGCAGTACCTGACCCTGGAAATCCCCCGTTGA